A genomic segment from Sulfitobacter mediterraneus encodes:
- a CDS encoding Glu/Leu/Phe/Val family dehydrogenase gives MNPSNEPSFRDSVDMMFNRAVALMDLPPGLEEKIRVCNATYTVRFGVRLRGKIQTFTGYRSVHSEHMEPVKGGIRYSMAVNQNEVEALAALMTYKCALVEAPFGGSKGGLCIDPREYDDHELELITRRFAYELIKRDMINPAQNVPAPDMGTGEREMAWIADQYKRMNTTDINGVACVTGKPTNAGGIQGRTEATGRGVQYALRAFFRDEQGKKKAGLEGKLDGKKVIVQGLGNVGYHAAKFLSQEDGCKVVGIIERDGALHDDDGLDVDAVYQWIAKHGTITGYPSANCEADGAKLLEGECDILIPAALEGVINLSNAERVQAPLIIEAANGPVTAGADEILRKKGTVIIPDMYANAGGVTVSYFEWVKNLSHIRFGRMQRRQEESRHQLVVDELERLSADSGIGWQLSPNFKEQYLRGAGELELVRSGLDDTMSTAYDSMAEVWHSRDDVDDLRTAAYLVSIDKVAASYRAKGL, from the coding sequence ATGAACCCCTCCAACGAGCCGAGCTTTCGCGACAGCGTTGATATGATGTTCAATCGTGCTGTTGCACTGATGGACCTGCCGCCGGGCCTGGAAGAGAAAATCAGGGTGTGTAACGCAACCTACACCGTGCGTTTCGGGGTCCGCCTGCGCGGCAAGATCCAGACCTTCACAGGTTACCGTTCGGTGCATTCGGAACATATGGAACCGGTAAAGGGTGGCATTCGCTATTCCATGGCCGTGAACCAGAACGAGGTGGAGGCGCTTGCGGCGCTGATGACCTATAAATGCGCTTTGGTTGAGGCACCCTTTGGCGGGTCAAAGGGCGGTTTGTGCATTGATCCTCGCGAATATGACGATCATGAACTGGAACTGATCACCCGCCGCTTTGCCTATGAGCTGATCAAACGAGACATGATCAACCCCGCGCAAAACGTACCCGCACCCGATATGGGCACGGGCGAGCGTGAGATGGCGTGGATTGCGGACCAATACAAACGCATGAACACCACCGACATCAATGGCGTGGCCTGTGTGACGGGCAAGCCGACCAACGCGGGTGGCATTCAAGGCCGGACAGAGGCCACGGGCCGCGGTGTCCAATATGCGCTGCGCGCCTTCTTCCGCGACGAACAGGGCAAGAAGAAAGCCGGCCTTGAGGGCAAGCTGGATGGCAAAAAGGTCATTGTTCAGGGTCTGGGCAACGTGGGCTATCACGCGGCGAAATTCCTGTCCCAAGAGGATGGTTGCAAGGTTGTCGGCATCATCGAACGCGACGGCGCGTTGCATGACGATGATGGTCTCGACGTCGATGCCGTTTATCAGTGGATCGCCAAGCATGGCACCATCACCGGCTATCCAAGCGCCAATTGCGAGGCCGATGGTGCCAAGCTGTTGGAGGGGGAATGTGACATCCTGATCCCTGCCGCTCTGGAAGGCGTTATCAACCTCAGCAATGCCGAGCGTGTGCAAGCGCCGCTGATCATTGAGGCGGCCAACGGTCCGGTGACGGCGGGTGCGGATGAGATCCTGCGCAAAAAGGGCACGGTGATCATCCCTGACATGTACGCAAACGCAGGCGGCGTAACGGTGTCCTATTTCGAATGGGTCAAGAACCTCAGCCATATCCGCTTTGGCCGGATGCAGCGCCGCCAAGAGGAATCGCGCCACCAGCTGGTGGTGGACGAGCTGGAGCGGCTGTCTGCGGACAGCGGCATCGGCTGGCAACTGAGCCCCAATTTCAAGGAACAATACCTGCGCGGCGCGGGTGAATTGGAATTGGTCCGCTCCGGCCTCGATGACACGATGTCGACGGCCTACGATTCCATGGCAGAGGTCTGGCACAGCCGCGATGATGTCGATGATCTGCGCACCGCAGCCTATCTGGTGTCGATTGACAAGGTTGCCGCCAGCTATCGCGCCAAAGGTCTGTGA
- a CDS encoding bifunctional transcriptional activator/DNA repair enzyme AdaA: MLFDLPDDDALYAALLDRDADFDGRAYVGVTSTGVFCRLTCPARKPKRENCRFFGTVAACVEAGFRPCKRCHPIGTAAEADPMIVQLMQALQADPARRWGEADVQALGLDPSTVRRSFKRHFGMTFLELARLTRLRTGAAELPNGARVIDAQLEAGYDSPAAFRSAFARWMGMPPGRFAKDAMLRADWIDTKLGVMIAVSDAHALHLLEFAERRALPGELKKLYTMSKGSLGFGRFAPTDQIEAELEAFFDLRCARFETPLAPLGTPFSKQVWQALREIPAGQTRSYSDLARAMGRPDATRAVARANGANPIAIAIPCHRILGADGALTGYGGGLWRKQALIDLERQFGADTPQKRTSRW, from the coding sequence ATGTTGTTTGATTTGCCTGATGACGACGCGCTTTATGCAGCGTTGCTGGACCGTGACGCGGATTTTGATGGCCGCGCCTATGTCGGGGTCACCTCGACCGGCGTCTTTTGCCGGTTAACCTGTCCGGCCCGCAAACCCAAGCGCGAGAACTGCCGCTTTTTTGGAACCGTTGCCGCCTGTGTCGAGGCCGGGTTCAGACCATGCAAACGTTGCCATCCCATCGGCACGGCGGCAGAGGCAGACCCGATGATCGTGCAATTGATGCAGGCGTTGCAGGCCGATCCCGCGCGCCGTTGGGGTGAGGCGGATGTGCAGGCACTGGGCCTTGACCCTTCCACCGTGCGCCGCAGTTTCAAACGGCATTTCGGCATGACCTTTCTTGAATTGGCCCGGCTCACGCGGCTGCGCACGGGGGCGGCTGAGTTGCCCAATGGGGCACGGGTGATCGACGCACAGCTTGAGGCCGGGTACGACAGCCCCGCCGCGTTCCGCAGTGCCTTTGCCCGCTGGATGGGGATGCCGCCCGGACGTTTTGCCAAGGATGCCATGCTGCGCGCCGATTGGATCGACACCAAACTGGGTGTGATGATTGCGGTCAGTGACGCCCACGCGCTGCACCTGCTCGAATTTGCTGAACGCCGTGCTTTGCCGGGTGAACTTAAGAAACTTTATACCATGTCCAAGGGCAGTCTTGGCTTTGGCCGTTTTGCCCCCACCGACCAGATCGAAGCAGAGCTGGAGGCGTTTTTTGATCTGCGCTGCGCCCGCTTTGAAACGCCGCTGGCCCCTCTTGGTACGCCATTCTCGAAACAGGTCTGGCAGGCCTTGCGAGAGATCCCCGCGGGCCAGACCCGCAGCTACTCCGATCTGGCCCGCGCCATGGGCCGCCCCGATGCCACCCGCGCCGTGGCCCGCGCCAATGGTGCAAATCCGATTGCCATTGCCATCCCCTGCCACCGGATACTGGGGGCGGATGGGGCGCTTACCGGATATGGCGGCGGGCTGTGGCGCAAGCAGGCGCTGATTGATCTGGAACGCCAATTTGGTGCAGATACCCCTCAGAAAAGGACATCCCGATGGTAA
- a CDS encoding isocitrate lyase/PEP mutase family protein gives MVNQTDKALAFAKLHVKGAPLVLFNAWDAGSAKAVAQGGASAIATGSWSVAAAQGYADGQALPLDLLLQTAGQIVGAVDLPVSVDFEGGYGVEADEVGKNAARLLETGAIGLNFEDRIVGGDGLHPVADQARRIAAIRAAADAAGVPLFINARSDVFFQKDSLPHADLMEEALTRAAAYAEAGANGIFVPGLSDLNLIKSLCDAQSLPVNIMRMGGGTAIADLASAGAARISHGPGPYIAAMETLTKAAAQLYQ, from the coding sequence ATGGTAAATCAAACAGACAAGGCGTTGGCCTTTGCAAAACTGCACGTCAAAGGCGCACCGCTGGTTTTGTTCAATGCTTGGGACGCAGGATCAGCCAAGGCCGTGGCGCAGGGCGGTGCATCCGCGATTGCAACAGGCAGCTGGTCGGTCGCAGCGGCGCAGGGCTATGCGGACGGGCAGGCCTTGCCGCTGGATCTGCTCTTGCAAACCGCCGGTCAGATTGTTGGCGCTGTTGATTTGCCGGTGAGTGTTGATTTTGAGGGCGGCTATGGGGTTGAGGCAGATGAGGTCGGGAAAAACGCGGCACGTTTGTTGGAGACCGGTGCCATTGGACTGAATTTCGAGGACCGGATTGTAGGGGGCGACGGACTGCATCCCGTGGCAGATCAGGCTCGCAGGATCGCCGCCATCCGCGCCGCGGCTGATGCCGCGGGCGTGCCATTGTTCATCAACGCCCGCAGCGATGTGTTCTTTCAAAAAGACAGTCTGCCACATGCCGATCTGATGGAAGAGGCCCTGACCCGCGCGGCCGCCTATGCAGAGGCAGGGGCAAACGGGATCTTTGTTCCCGGACTGTCAGATCTGAACCTGATCAAATCACTTTGCGACGCCCAAAGCCTGCCGGTGAACATCATGCGGATGGGCGGCGGCACAGCCATTGCTGACCTGGCGTCGGCAGGTGCCGCCCGGATCAGCCATGGCCCCGGCCCCTATATCGCGGCCATGGAGACCCTGACCAAAGCAGCGGCCCAGCTTTACCAGTGA
- a CDS encoding sarcosine oxidase subunit beta family protein produces the protein MRFSGLRVLREGLTGNKGWAPHWRDAEPKAEYDAIIIGGGGHGLSTAYYLAKNHGMTNIAVLEKGYIGGGNVGRNTTIVRANYMQPGNSEFYSHSLKLWEGMEQDLNYNAMHSQRGIINLCHSDGQRDAFARRGNMMIAQGDDAELLDREGVRKHLPYLDFDNVRFPIYGGLLHRRGGTARHDAVAWGYARGASDRGVDIIQQCEVTGIDIENGQVRGVQTTRGAIKAKKVGIVVAGRSGQVAAMAGMRLPIESHILQAFVTEGIKPVIDHVVSFGMGHFYISQSDKGGLVFGGDLDFYASYASRGNMPMMEHVMEAGMTLMPMIAKAKVLRSWGGIMDMTPDGSPIIDKTDTDGLFIDCGWCYGGFKAVPGSGFSFAHLMATGNHHAPAARFRLDRFRTGRGIMDEEATGSQHNLH, from the coding sequence ATGCGGTTTTCTGGCTTGCGCGTCTTGCGTGAAGGTTTGACCGGTAACAAGGGTTGGGCCCCCCATTGGCGGGATGCCGAACCCAAGGCGGAATACGACGCGATCATCATTGGCGGCGGCGGTCATGGCCTCAGCACGGCCTATTATCTGGCCAAGAACCACGGCATGACCAACATTGCGGTGCTGGAAAAAGGCTATATCGGGGGCGGCAACGTGGGCCGCAACACCACGATTGTGCGGGCCAACTACATGCAGCCGGGCAACTCGGAGTTCTATTCCCATTCCCTTAAACTCTGGGAGGGGATGGAGCAGGACCTGAACTACAACGCCATGCATTCGCAGCGCGGGATCATCAACCTGTGCCATTCCGACGGGCAGCGCGATGCCTTTGCGCGGCGCGGCAATATGATGATTGCGCAGGGCGATGATGCCGAATTGCTGGACCGCGAAGGCGTGCGCAAACACCTGCCTTATCTCGATTTCGACAACGTCCGCTTTCCGATCTACGGCGGGCTGCTGCACCGGCGAGGCGGAACAGCGCGGCACGACGCGGTGGCCTGGGGCTATGCCCGCGGGGCCAGTGACCGGGGCGTGGACATCATCCAGCAGTGCGAAGTCACCGGCATTGATATCGAAAACGGTCAGGTGCGCGGCGTGCAAACCACCCGCGGCGCGATCAAGGCCAAGAAGGTCGGCATCGTTGTGGCGGGCCGGTCAGGACAGGTCGCGGCGATGGCCGGGATGCGCCTGCCGATCGAAAGCCACATCCTTCAGGCCTTTGTCACCGAAGGCATCAAGCCGGTGATCGACCATGTGGTCAGCTTTGGCATGGGCCACTTCTATATCAGCCAGTCGGACAAGGGTGGTCTCGTCTTTGGCGGCGATCTGGATTTCTACGCCTCTTATGCCTCGCGCGGCAACATGCCGATGATGGAACATGTGATGGAAGCGGGCATGACCCTGATGCCGATGATCGCCAAGGCCAAGGTACTGCGGTCCTGGGGCGGGATCATGGACATGACCCCTGATGGCAGCCCGATCATCGACAAGACTGACACGGATGGTTTGTTCATTGATTGCGGTTGGTGTTACGGCGGGTTCAAGGCGGTGCCGGGATCCGGCTTCAGCTTTGCGCATCTGATGGCGACTGGTAACCACCATGCGCCTGCCGCGCGGTTCCGTCTTGACCGGTTCCGCACTGGACGCGGGATCATGGATGAAGAGGCCACCGGGTCTCAGCACAACCTGCACTGA
- a CDS encoding sarcosine oxidase subunit delta yields the protein MRIECPICGSRDRREFYYQGAAVALDRPAPDAGEAAWDSYVHLRDNPAGETRDLWHHEGGCGSWLVVTRDTVTHAVHKVELASDVKGAMS from the coding sequence GTGAGAATTGAATGTCCGATCTGCGGCAGCCGTGACCGGCGTGAGTTTTACTATCAAGGTGCCGCTGTGGCGCTGGATCGCCCGGCGCCGGACGCGGGCGAGGCGGCCTGGGACAGCTATGTGCATCTGCGTGACAACCCGGCAGGGGAGACCCGCGATCTGTGGCATCATGAGGGCGGTTGCGGGTCATGGCTTGTGGTCACCCGCGATACAGTCACCCATGCGGTTCACAAGGTCGAGCTGGCCAGTGATGTGAAGGGGGCGATGTCATGA
- a CDS encoding sarcosine oxidase subunit alpha family protein has product MRVNGKGLIDRSKPVSFSFDGKSYRGYAGDTVASALLANEVKLMGRSFKYHRPRGPLTAGSEEPNALITVGRGAQQDPNVRATVQELYDGLVTRSQNAWPSLDFDVMAINDLAAPFLGAGFYYKTFMWPKKFWEAVYEPIIRNAAGLGALGGETNEDSYERAYAYCDLLVIGAGPTGLMAALTAARSGADVILADEDAIMGGRLNAETGAIGHQSGAAWAAEIVAELGAMDNVRLMTRTTVTGAYDGGMYGALERVNHHTGKRGGGAPMETFWRISTKQAILAAGAIERPVAFRNNDRPGIMTASAVRSYLNRWGVSPGKSVTVFGNNDDAHRTALDLSAAGVRVAALIDSRHDAAIEGADFPVYTGAQVCNSGGRKELESITIRTTSGEQSIQTDCLAMSGGWNPTVHLTCHMNGRPTWRPDIQAFVPTEGMIPDMTVAGACNGTFSTHGCLQAGVEAAKTALSALGKKSADVTLPQAEDAPYNLSPLWAVAGKGRAWLDFQNDVSVKDVKQAATENFRSVEHMKRYTTQGMATDQGKNSNVGALAVLADATGRGIPETGTTTFRPPYSPVAIAAMGAGAQGKGFAPQRFTTSHKASLRMNAPMIEAGLWYRPSYFPKSGETNWRQSCDREVGYVRNAVGICDVSTLGKIDIQGPDAAALLDFCYTNMFSTLKEGRVRYGLMLREDGYVMDDGTCARLGENHYVMTTTTAAAGLVMRHLDFVTQCLHPEWQVSFTSVTEQWAQFAVAGPKSRDLLNRILEQEIDNESWPFMACGPAKVCGVDGRLFRISFSGEHAYEVAVPARYGAALFDLLVERASQMGGGAYGMEALNVLRIEKGFLTHAEIEGRATAFDIGMQGMMSQKKDFVGKTMAARPGLVDEDRPQLVGLKPVGAVKKLTAGAQLYPQGAEAVANNLEGHISSVGFSPDVGTFIGMGFLKRGRDRMGEVIRMVDHVRGLESDVEVCSTVFVDQEGERVRG; this is encoded by the coding sequence ATGAGAGTGAATGGCAAAGGTCTGATCGACCGGTCCAAACCGGTCAGCTTTAGTTTTGATGGAAAGTCCTATCGCGGCTATGCCGGGGATACGGTGGCCTCGGCCTTGCTGGCCAATGAGGTCAAGCTGATGGGGCGGTCCTTCAAATATCACCGCCCCCGTGGCCCTCTGACCGCAGGCAGCGAAGAACCAAACGCCCTGATCACCGTGGGGCGCGGTGCGCAGCAGGATCCAAACGTCCGCGCCACTGTACAAGAGCTCTATGATGGGCTGGTTACCCGGTCCCAGAACGCCTGGCCGTCGCTGGATTTTGACGTCATGGCGATCAACGATCTGGCCGCACCATTTCTGGGCGCTGGGTTCTATTACAAGACTTTCATGTGGCCCAAAAAGTTTTGGGAAGCGGTCTATGAGCCAATCATCCGCAATGCGGCGGGCCTCGGGGCGCTGGGCGGCGAGACCAACGAAGACAGTTACGAGCGGGCCTATGCCTATTGCGATTTGCTGGTCATCGGCGCGGGGCCAACGGGCCTGATGGCCGCGTTGACCGCCGCGCGGTCCGGCGCGGATGTGATCCTGGCCGACGAAGACGCGATTATGGGCGGGCGGCTGAATGCCGAAACCGGCGCGATCGGCCACCAGTCCGGTGCGGCTTGGGCGGCAGAGATCGTTGCGGAACTCGGCGCGATGGACAACGTGCGCCTGATGACCCGCACCACGGTCACAGGGGCCTATGACGGCGGGATGTATGGCGCGCTTGAACGGGTCAACCACCACACCGGGAAACGCGGCGGCGGCGCCCCGATGGAGACCTTCTGGCGGATTTCCACGAAACAGGCGATCCTGGCCGCAGGTGCAATTGAACGCCCCGTGGCGTTCCGCAACAACGACCGTCCGGGCATCATGACGGCCTCCGCTGTGCGGTCTTACCTGAACCGTTGGGGTGTCAGCCCCGGCAAATCCGTCACCGTCTTTGGCAACAACGATGATGCGCACCGCACCGCCCTTGATCTGTCGGCGGCAGGTGTGCGCGTTGCGGCCCTGATCGACAGCCGCCATGACGCGGCCATCGAAGGGGCGGATTTCCCTGTCTATACCGGTGCGCAGGTTTGCAACTCCGGTGGGCGCAAGGAATTGGAAAGCATCACCATCCGCACCACCAGCGGCGAGCAATCCATCCAGACCGATTGTCTGGCGATGTCCGGCGGCTGGAACCCGACGGTGCATTTGACCTGTCACATGAACGGGCGGCCCACTTGGCGGCCAGACATTCAGGCGTTTGTGCCAACCGAAGGCATGATCCCCGATATGACCGTGGCTGGGGCCTGTAACGGCACGTTTTCGACCCACGGCTGTTTGCAGGCAGGGGTTGAGGCCGCAAAAACCGCCTTGTCTGCATTGGGCAAGAAGTCGGCCGATGTGACCTTGCCGCAAGCCGAGGATGCACCTTATAACCTCTCACCGCTTTGGGCTGTGGCAGGCAAGGGGCGTGCCTGGCTGGACTTCCAGAACGATGTTTCGGTCAAGGATGTCAAACAGGCGGCCACCGAAAATTTCCGCTCGGTCGAGCATATGAAGCGTTATACCACGCAAGGGATGGCAACCGATCAGGGCAAGAACTCCAACGTGGGGGCGCTGGCGGTTTTGGCAGATGCCACCGGGCGCGGCATTCCCGAAACCGGCACGACCACATTCCGTCCACCCTATTCACCAGTGGCCATTGCCGCGATGGGGGCAGGGGCGCAGGGCAAGGGGTTTGCCCCGCAGCGGTTCACCACCAGCCACAAAGCCAGCCTGCGCATGAACGCGCCGATGATCGAGGCCGGCCTGTGGTATCGCCCCAGCTATTTCCCGAAATCGGGCGAAACCAACTGGCGGCAATCGTGCGACCGCGAGGTTGGCTATGTGCGCAATGCGGTTGGTATCTGCGACGTATCCACATTGGGCAAGATCGACATTCAGGGGCCGGACGCCGCGGCGCTGCTCGACTTTTGTTACACAAATATGTTCTCGACCCTCAAGGAAGGGCGGGTGCGCTATGGGCTGATGCTGCGCGAAGATGGCTATGTCATGGACGACGGCACCTGTGCGCGGCTGGGCGAAAACCACTATGTCATGACCACCACCACCGCTGCGGCGGGGCTGGTGATGCGGCATCTGGATTTTGTGACCCAGTGTTTGCACCCGGAGTGGCAGGTGTCCTTTACTTCTGTTACCGAACAATGGGCGCAGTTTGCCGTGGCGGGGCCAAAATCCCGCGATCTGCTGAACCGCATTCTGGAGCAGGAGATTGACAACGAAAGCTGGCCGTTCATGGCTTGTGGTCCGGCAAAGGTTTGCGGTGTCGACGGGCGCTTGTTCCGTATCTCGTTCTCGGGTGAACACGCCTATGAGGTTGCTGTGCCAGCCCGCTACGGCGCGGCGCTGTTTGATTTGCTGGTGGAACGCGCCAGCCAGATGGGCGGCGGCGCCTACGGGATGGAAGCGTTGAACGTGCTGCGGATCGAGAAAGGCTTTCTCACGCACGCTGAGATCGAAGGTCGGGCGACCGCCTTTGACATCGGGATGCAAGGGATGATGTCACAAAAGAAAGACTTTGTCGGCAAGACCATGGCCGCGCGGCCCGGCTTGGTGGATGAAGATCGTCCCCAACTGGTGGGCCTCAAGCCTGTCGGCGCGGTCAAGAAACTGACCGCGGGCGCACAGCTTTACCCGCAGGGCGCAGAGGCCGTCGCAAACAATCTGGAAGGGCATATCTCTTCGGTCGGGTTCTCGCCGGATGTGGGCACGTTTATTGGCATGGGGTTCCTCAAACGGGGCCGTGACCGCATGGGGGAGGTGATCCGCATGGTGGATCATGTGCGCGGGCTGGAAAGCGATGTCGAGGTGTGCAGCACAGTCTTTGTCGATCAAGAAGGGGAGCGGGTACGTGGTTGA
- a CDS encoding sarcosine oxidase subunit gamma has product MVELKAKTPFEGLLPLTIGQAKLTEMDAGNLTSLSPLGEEKAMAAALEKAHGMALPKPNRSTGKEGARCIWFGRGEALLMGPAPDASLNKHGAVVDISDAWSVALLEGPAAVDVLARLVPADLRDSQFKRGHSIRTQVFHMAASITRLGPEKFMILVFRSMAGTLVHDLKAAMAAVASRG; this is encoded by the coding sequence GTGGTTGAACTCAAAGCGAAAACACCGTTTGAAGGCTTGCTTCCGCTGACCATTGGTCAGGCCAAGCTGACAGAAATGGATGCGGGCAACCTAACCTCCCTGTCGCCATTGGGTGAGGAAAAGGCGATGGCAGCGGCGCTTGAAAAGGCGCATGGAATGGCCTTGCCAAAGCCCAACCGGTCCACCGGCAAAGAGGGGGCAAGGTGCATCTGGTTTGGCCGGGGCGAGGCGCTTTTGATGGGGCCTGCACCGGACGCAAGCCTGAACAAGCATGGCGCGGTGGTGGATATATCCGATGCCTGGTCGGTGGCCTTGCTCGAAGGGCCGGCGGCGGTTGATGTTCTGGCCCGGTTGGTGCCTGCGGACCTGCGCGACAGCCAGTTCAAGCGCGGCCATTCCATCCGGACGCAGGTCTTTCACATGGCGGCATCCATTACCCGGCTTGGCCCGGAGAAGTTCATGATCCTGGTGTTTCGGTCGATGGCAGGCACCTTGGTGCATGATCTCAAGGCGGCTATGGCAGCGGTGGCCTCTCGCGGTTAA
- the dnaG gene encoding DNA primase, with product MSLPPGFLDELRSRSSLSQVVGRKVIWDPRKSNQGKGDMWAPCPFHQEKSASFHVDDRKGFYYCFGCHAKGDAISFVRETENVGFMEAVEILAREAGMPVPKQDPKAQEKADKRTQLAEVMELAVRWFRLQLRTGAAEEARNYLDRRGLDADALERWEIGFAPDQWQGLWDALKGKGVEDDLILSAGLAKPSTKGGKPYDTFRGRIMFPIRDARGRAIAFGGRAMDPNDNAKYLNSPETELFDKGRSLYNVREARTAAGKGMPLLVAEGYMDVIALHGAGFEAAVAPLGTAITESQLQMLWRIAPEPIITLDGDTAGQRAAMRLVDLALPLLEAGQSLRFAVMPEGLDPDDLLKAQGAPALQKLIDQAMPMVQLLWQRETDGKVFDSPERKAALDKALREKIKLIKDPSIRSHYGQEIKDLRWQLFRPKSNASRPMGRGGKGRWQSNAPQPPVPSTKASVLAKAADDRTTEHLREAVILAAFLTCPQIVEDFESGLETMTCADPFHARLRDLILRYGPDGEVVLREKISDALGYDALENLITQRHVAITPCIRNPGDAEMAAMTVAEELAKLSAMRGLDAEIAEAMEDLTGVADEGVTWRLSEAARAADQATRTGQEDKAEYEVGDNGARMSRDERSALDTLLGNIKYEKPKRRR from the coding sequence ATGAGCCTGCCACCCGGATTTTTGGACGAATTGCGCAGCCGATCCAGCCTGTCACAGGTGGTCGGCCGCAAAGTTATATGGGATCCGCGCAAATCCAATCAGGGCAAGGGCGACATGTGGGCGCCTTGTCCTTTTCACCAGGAAAAATCTGCGTCTTTTCATGTGGATGACCGAAAAGGCTTTTATTATTGCTTTGGTTGTCACGCCAAGGGCGATGCCATTTCCTTTGTGCGCGAGACAGAGAATGTCGGCTTCATGGAAGCGGTGGAGATCCTTGCCCGTGAGGCCGGGATGCCGGTACCCAAGCAAGACCCTAAAGCGCAGGAAAAAGCGGACAAACGCACGCAGCTTGCCGAGGTTATGGAATTGGCGGTGCGCTGGTTCCGGCTGCAACTGCGCACCGGTGCGGCGGAGGAGGCACGCAATTACTTGGACCGGCGCGGGCTAGACGCCGATGCGCTGGAACGCTGGGAAATCGGATTTGCACCGGATCAATGGCAGGGACTTTGGGATGCGCTCAAAGGCAAAGGGGTCGAAGATGACCTGATCCTGAGCGCGGGTCTGGCCAAGCCGTCGACCAAGGGCGGCAAGCCCTATGACACGTTTCGCGGGCGGATCATGTTCCCGATCCGGGATGCGCGGGGCCGGGCGATCGCCTTTGGCGGGCGGGCGATGGACCCCAACGACAACGCCAAATACCTCAACTCACCCGAGACCGAACTTTTTGACAAGGGCCGCAGCCTCTACAACGTGCGCGAGGCCCGCACTGCGGCGGGCAAGGGCATGCCGCTGTTGGTCGCTGAAGGGTATATGGACGTCATTGCCCTGCATGGCGCGGGGTTCGAGGCGGCGGTCGCGCCCCTTGGTACCGCCATCACCGAAAGCCAGCTTCAGATGCTGTGGCGCATCGCGCCCGAACCGATCATCACACTGGACGGTGACACCGCAGGCCAACGCGCAGCGATGCGGCTGGTGGATTTGGCGCTGCCACTGCTGGAGGCCGGGCAATCACTGCGCTTTGCGGTGATGCCAGAGGGGCTCGATCCAGATGACCTGCTCAAGGCGCAGGGCGCACCGGCTTTGCAGAAACTGATTGATCAGGCGATGCCGATGGTTCAGCTGCTGTGGCAGCGCGAAACGGACGGCAAGGTGTTTGACAGCCCAGAACGCAAGGCGGCGCTCGACAAGGCGCTGCGCGAAAAGATCAAACTGATCAAAGATCCGTCCATCCGCAGCCACTACGGACAGGAAATCAAAGATCTGCGTTGGCAGCTGTTTCGCCCGAAAAGCAACGCATCGCGGCCTATGGGGCGGGGCGGCAAGGGCCGCTGGCAATCCAATGCGCCACAGCCACCCGTGCCATCGACCAAAGCATCGGTGCTGGCCAAGGCAGCGGATGACAGAACCACAGAACACCTGCGCGAGGCGGTGATCTTGGCGGCGTTCCTGACCTGTCCGCAAATCGTCGAAGACTTTGAAAGCGGGCTGGAAACGATGACCTGCGCTGATCCCTTTCATGCGCGCCTGCGTGATCTTATCCTCCGGTATGGCCCGGACGGCGAAGTGGTGTTGCGCGAAAAAATATCCGACGCACTGGGCTATGACGCCCTTGAAAACCTGATCACACAGCGCCATGTCGCCATTACACCCTGCATTCGAAATCCGGGCGATGCTGAGATGGCCGCGATGACCGTGGCCGAAGAACTGGCCAAGTTAAGCGCGATGCGGGGACTGGATGCAGAAATTGCCGAAGCGATGGAAGACCTGACCGGCGTGGCCGACGAAGGCGTCACTTGGCGGCTCAGCGAAGCGGCACGGGCCGCGGACCAAGCCACCCGCACAGGGCAGGAAGACAAGGCGGAATACGAGGTGGGCGACAATGGCGCCCGCATGAGCAGAGACGAACGCAGTGCGCTGGATACACTGCTTGGAAACATCAAATACGAAAAGCCAAAACGCCGGAGGTAA